Proteins from one Mycobacterium sp. HUMS_12744610 genomic window:
- the metG gene encoding methionine--tRNA ligase: MRPYYVTTAIAYPNAAPHVGHAYEYIATDAIARFKRLDGFDVRFLTGTDEHGLKVAQAAAAAGVPTARLARRNSDVFQRVQEALNISFDRFIRTTDPDHYRASQEIWRRMSAAGDIYLDNYSGWYSVRDERFFFEAETQLLEDGTRVATETGAAVIWTEEQSYFFRLSAYAERLLAHYDANPGFIAPEVRRNEVVSFVSGGLEDISISRTSFDWGVPVPDDPDHVMYVWVDALTNYLTGAGFPDTDAELFGRYWPADLHMIGKDIIRFHAVYWPAFLMSAGIELPRRVFAHGFLHHRGEKMSKSVGNVVDPVALAQRFGVDQVRYFLLREVPFGQDGNYTEEAIVTRINTDLANELGNLAQRSLSMVAKNLGGVVPEPGEPSAADTELLTMADGLLKRVRAGFDSQAMHSALEAIWLMLGEANRYFSAQQPWVLRKSESEADRARFRAVLYTTCEAVRIAALLVQPVMPESAGKLLDLLGQGEDQRHFAAIGSRLVPGTVLPAPAGVFPRYQPVSEPT, encoded by the coding sequence ATGAGGCCCTACTACGTCACGACTGCCATCGCGTATCCGAACGCGGCTCCGCACGTCGGGCACGCGTACGAGTACATCGCCACGGACGCGATCGCCCGGTTCAAGCGGCTCGACGGCTTCGACGTGCGCTTCCTGACCGGGACCGACGAACACGGCCTGAAGGTGGCACAGGCCGCCGCGGCCGCCGGCGTACCCACCGCACGGCTGGCCCGGCGCAACTCGGATGTGTTCCAGCGCGTCCAGGAGGCGCTGAACATCTCCTTCGACCGGTTCATCCGCACCACCGATCCCGACCACTACCGGGCCTCCCAGGAGATCTGGCGGCGCATGTCGGCGGCCGGCGACATCTACCTCGACAACTACTCGGGGTGGTACTCGGTGCGCGACGAACGGTTCTTCTTCGAGGCCGAGACGCAGCTGCTCGAGGACGGGACCCGCGTGGCGACCGAAACCGGCGCCGCGGTGATCTGGACCGAGGAGCAGTCCTACTTCTTCCGGCTGTCGGCGTACGCCGAGAGGTTGCTGGCCCATTACGACGCCAACCCCGGCTTCATCGCCCCCGAGGTGCGGCGCAACGAGGTGGTCAGCTTCGTCTCCGGTGGGCTGGAAGACATCTCGATCTCGCGAACCTCCTTCGACTGGGGGGTGCCGGTGCCCGACGATCCGGACCACGTCATGTACGTCTGGGTCGACGCGCTCACCAACTACCTGACCGGCGCGGGCTTTCCCGACACCGACGCGGAGTTGTTCGGCCGTTACTGGCCGGCGGATCTGCACATGATCGGCAAGGACATCATCCGGTTTCACGCCGTCTACTGGCCGGCGTTCCTGATGTCGGCCGGGATCGAGCTTCCCCGAAGGGTTTTCGCGCACGGGTTCCTGCACCACCGCGGCGAGAAGATGAGCAAGTCGGTGGGTAACGTCGTCGACCCGGTGGCGCTGGCGCAGAGGTTCGGGGTGGACCAGGTCCGCTACTTCCTCTTGCGTGAGGTCCCGTTCGGCCAGGACGGCAACTACACCGAAGAGGCCATCGTCACCCGGATCAACACCGACCTGGCCAACGAGCTGGGCAACCTGGCCCAGCGCTCGCTGTCGATGGTCGCCAAGAACCTGGGCGGCGTCGTCCCGGAGCCCGGCGAGCCGAGCGCCGCCGACACCGAGTTGCTGACGATGGCCGACGGCCTGCTGAAGCGGGTGCGCGCCGGTTTCGACTCCCAGGCGATGCATTCGGCCCTGGAGGCGATCTGGCTGATGCTCGGCGAGGCCAACAGGTATTTCTCGGCCCAGCAGCCGTGGGTGCTGCGCAAGAGCGAATCCGAGGCGGACCGGGCGCGCTTTCGGGCCGTCCTGTACACGACGTGCGAGGCGGTCCGCATCGCGGCGCTGCTGGTGCAGCCCGTCATGCCCGAGTCGGCGGGAAAGCTGCTGGACCTGCTCGGGCAGGGCGAAGACCAACGGCATTTCGCCGCCATCGGCTCCCGGCTGGTCCCCGGCACGGTGCTGCCGGCGCCGGCGGGGGTGTTCCCGCGCTACCAGCCCGTTTCCGAACCCACGTAG
- the rsmA gene encoding 16S rRNA (adenine(1518)-N(6)/adenine(1519)-N(6))-dimethyltransferase RsmA: MQWSGGCALTIRLLGRTEIRRLVRELEFRPRKSLGQNFVHDANTVRRVVAASGVGLSDHVLEIGPGLGSLTLALLDRGATVTAVEIDPVLAARLPGTVTEHSNSEIHRLTVLNRDVLTLEPGDLPAEPTAVVANLPYNVAVPALLHLLAEFPSVQVVTVMVQAEVAERLAAEPGGKDYGVPSVKMRFFGRVRRCGMVPPTVFWPIPRVYSGLIRIDRYPDPPWPTDAAFRRRVFELVDVAFAQRRKTARNAFAEWAGSGNESANRLLAASIDPARRGETLSVDDFVRLLRRSGGAPGSGPGAAAPQLPGPAPAG, encoded by the coding sequence ATGCAGTGGTCGGGCGGGTGCGCGCTGACGATTAGGCTGCTCGGCCGCACCGAGATCAGGCGGCTGGTCAGAGAGCTCGAGTTTCGGCCCCGCAAGTCCCTCGGCCAGAACTTCGTTCACGACGCCAACACGGTGCGGCGGGTGGTCGCGGCCTCCGGGGTCGGCCTGTCCGACCACGTGCTGGAGATCGGCCCCGGTCTCGGGTCGCTCACGCTGGCCCTGCTCGACCGCGGCGCCACCGTCACGGCCGTGGAGATCGACCCAGTGTTGGCCGCCCGGCTACCGGGGACGGTGACCGAGCACTCCAACAGCGAAATCCACCGGCTGACGGTGCTGAACCGCGACGTGCTGACCCTCGAGCCCGGCGATCTGCCCGCCGAGCCCACCGCGGTGGTGGCCAATCTGCCTTACAACGTCGCGGTCCCGGCCCTGCTGCATCTGCTCGCGGAATTTCCGTCCGTCCAGGTCGTGACGGTGATGGTGCAGGCCGAGGTGGCCGAGCGGCTGGCCGCCGAACCGGGCGGCAAGGACTACGGCGTGCCCAGCGTCAAGATGCGCTTCTTCGGCCGGGTGCGCCGCTGTGGCATGGTGCCGCCGACCGTGTTCTGGCCGATTCCCCGCGTCTACTCCGGACTGATCCGCATCGACCGGTACCCCGACCCGCCGTGGCCGACCGACGCCGCCTTCCGGCGGCGCGTCTTCGAACTGGTGGACGTCGCCTTCGCTCAGCGGCGCAAGACGGCCCGCAATGCGTTCGCCGAATGGGCGGGCTCGGGCAACGAGTCGGCGAATCGCCTGCTGGCCGCGAGCATCGATCCCGCGCGCCGCGGCGAGACTCTGTCCGTCGACGACTTCGTCCGCCTGCTGCGGCGCTCCGGGGGCGCCCCGGGCAGCGGTCCGGGAGCCGCGGCGCCGCAACTCCCCGGGCCCGCCCCCGCGGGCTGA
- a CDS encoding TetR family transcriptional regulator: MTDSAPDGRADATRRQILRAASHQFAQRAYHDVGLDDILTEAELTKGAMYFHFRSKLALAVAIIEDQTVAGTVAVEDLLSRNLSGLETLIDFSYRLAAQDTQMDRVRAGLNLLESVGRAEGLQERLFDGWVQALSVVVQKAIADGDVDKRCSPCDVGRLIVSLHMGLRQTSNLDEPERFLLDLEKSWSLVLIGILQPDRIDYFNQFVRRRTALAIQSRLGGVESN, from the coding sequence ATGACGGACAGCGCGCCGGACGGGCGCGCGGACGCTACTCGGCGGCAGATCTTGCGAGCCGCCTCACATCAGTTCGCGCAGCGGGCCTATCACGACGTCGGCCTCGACGACATCCTGACCGAAGCCGAACTGACGAAGGGCGCGATGTATTTCCACTTCCGTTCCAAGCTGGCGCTGGCCGTCGCGATCATCGAGGACCAGACCGTCGCGGGGACCGTCGCCGTGGAAGACCTGCTGTCCCGCAACCTGTCGGGCCTCGAGACGCTGATCGACTTCTCCTACCGGCTGGCCGCCCAGGACACCCAGATGGACAGGGTCAGAGCGGGGCTGAACCTGCTCGAGTCGGTCGGGCGGGCCGAGGGGCTGCAGGAGCGACTGTTCGACGGCTGGGTTCAAGCCCTCTCGGTGGTCGTCCAGAAAGCGATCGCCGACGGTGATGTCGACAAACGCTGCAGCCCGTGCGATGTGGGCAGGCTCATCGTGTCGCTGCACATGGGCCTGCGGCAGACCAGCAACCTCGACGAACCCGAGCGGTTCCTGCTCGACCTGGAGAAGAGCTGGTCGCTGGTGCTGATCGGCATACTGCAGCCCGATAGGATCGATTACTTCAACCAATTCGTCAGGCGGCGTACGGCGCTCGCCATCCAGTCCCGCCTGGGTGGGGTCGAGTCGAATTGA
- a CDS encoding TatD family hydrolase yields MAVSSDRPAKREAPPPPAPLAPLIDAHTHLDACGARDAADVAAIMDRAAAVGVQAAVTIADDLESARWVTRAADWDPRVYAAVALHPTRAAALTDAARAEIEKLVAHPRVVAVGETGMDLYWPGRLDGCAEPAAQREAFAWHIDLAKRCGKPLMIHNRDADAEVLDVLAAEGAPDAVIFHCFSSDAAMARRCVDAGWLLSLSGTVSFRNARALREAVPLIPSEQLLVETDAPFLTPHPHRGSPNEPYCLPYTVQAIAELVHRPAEEMAQLTTSNARRVYGLGPGVGSRFGD; encoded by the coding sequence GTGGCCGTGAGCTCTGACCGACCAGCCAAACGAGAGGCGCCGCCGCCGCCGGCGCCGTTGGCGCCCCTGATCGACGCGCACACCCACCTCGACGCGTGCGGTGCCCGCGACGCCGCGGACGTGGCCGCCATCATGGACCGCGCCGCCGCCGTCGGTGTGCAGGCGGCGGTCACCATCGCCGACGACCTGGAGTCGGCGCGCTGGGTGACCCGGGCCGCCGACTGGGACCCGCGGGTCTACGCCGCGGTTGCGCTGCACCCGACCCGCGCGGCCGCGCTGACCGACGCCGCCCGCGCCGAGATCGAGAAACTGGTGGCCCACCCCCGGGTGGTGGCCGTCGGCGAGACCGGCATGGACCTGTATTGGCCGGGGCGCCTGGACGGCTGCGCCGAGCCCGCTGCGCAGCGCGAGGCGTTCGCCTGGCACATCGACCTGGCAAAGCGGTGCGGTAAGCCGCTGATGATCCACAACCGGGACGCGGACGCCGAGGTGCTCGACGTGCTGGCGGCCGAGGGCGCGCCGGACGCGGTGATCTTCCACTGCTTCTCGTCGGACGCCGCGATGGCCCGCCGGTGCGTGGACGCCGGTTGGCTGCTGAGCCTGTCCGGGACGGTGAGCTTCCGCAATGCCCGCGCGCTGCGCGAGGCCGTTCCCCTGATCCCGTCCGAGCAGCTGCTGGTGGAGACCGACGCGCCGTTCCTGACGCCGCACCCGCACCGGGGCTCGCCCAACGAGCCCTACTGCCTTCCCTATACTGTTCAGGCGATCGCTGAGTTGGTGCATCGTCCGGCCGAGGAGATGGCACAACTGACCACGAGCAACGCTCGTCGGGTCTACGGGCTGGGGCCCGGCGTGGGTTCCCGTTTCGGAGATTGA
- a CDS encoding TetR family transcriptional regulator encodes MARQVRSEATRRKILDAAIDVFGDVGYAAAAWGTIIERTGMTKGALYHHFDSKESLASAIIDEGSDTLLGAFRNVCGASSPALENMIHGTFTIANVVRLDKTARAAEQLTCALSGFNDAAASFCTGLVELMSAEAQRATAEGDLRSDLDPVELGESVVGSMFGTRLLSSLVRAEGRDEDLIGRTGRMWQLLLVGIVDEAALAYFRQFLAREALRHAQPDAAAVDAMVAEAT; translated from the coding sequence ATGGCGCGCCAGGTTCGATCCGAAGCCACCCGCCGGAAGATTCTCGATGCCGCGATCGACGTGTTCGGGGATGTGGGCTACGCCGCCGCCGCCTGGGGCACGATCATCGAACGGACGGGGATGACGAAGGGGGCCCTGTACCACCACTTCGATTCCAAGGAATCGCTGGCGTCGGCGATCATCGACGAGGGATCGGACACGCTGTTGGGTGCGTTCCGCAACGTGTGCGGGGCCTCGTCGCCGGCGCTCGAGAACATGATCCACGGTACGTTCACGATCGCGAACGTGGTTCGGTTGGACAAGACGGCCCGTGCCGCCGAGCAATTGACCTGTGCCTTAAGCGGATTCAACGACGCTGCGGCCAGCTTCTGCACGGGCCTGGTGGAGCTGATGTCCGCCGAGGCGCAACGGGCAACCGCCGAAGGGGACCTTCGGTCAGACCTCGACCCGGTGGAACTGGGCGAGTCGGTCGTCGGTTCCATGTTCGGAACCCGCCTGCTTTCCAGCCTGGTTCGTGCCGAAGGCCGCGACGAGGACCTCATCGGGCGAACGGGCCGGATGTGGCAGTTGCTGCTCGTCGGCATCGTCGACGAGGCCGCGCTGGCGTACTTCCGCCAATTCCTCGCCCGTGAGGCGCTGCGTCACGCGCAGCCGGATGCTGCCGCCGTCGACGCCATGGTGGCCGAAGCGACCTAG
- a CDS encoding 4-(cytidine 5'-diphospho)-2-C-methyl-D-erythritol kinase, whose product MSEGNTAAQWVPTGSVTVRVPGKVNLYLAVGDRRADGYHELTTVFQAVSLIDEVTVRNADVLSLELVGEGADTLPADERNLAWRAAELMAEHVGRAPDVSILIDKTIPVAGGMAGGSADAAAVLVAMNSLWELGVPRRDLRMLAAQLGSDVPFALHGGTALGTGRGEELATVLSRNTFHWVLGFADAGLSTPAVFAELDRLRAAGDPPRLAEPGPVLAALAAGDPAGLAPLLGNEMQAAAVSLQPALRRALRAGVEAGALAGLVSGSGPTCAFLCASASSAVDVGAQLAGAGVCRTVRVASGPVLGARVVPAPTEV is encoded by the coding sequence ATGTCTGAGGGCAATACCGCCGCGCAGTGGGTTCCGACGGGTTCGGTCACCGTTCGGGTGCCCGGCAAGGTCAACCTCTACCTGGCCGTCGGCGATCGCCGCGCGGACGGCTATCACGAGCTGACGACGGTGTTCCAGGCGGTCTCGCTGATCGACGAGGTGACGGTGCGCAACGCCGATGTGCTCTCGCTCGAGCTCGTCGGCGAGGGCGCCGACACGCTGCCCGCCGACGAGCGCAACCTGGCCTGGCGGGCGGCCGAGCTGATGGCCGAACACGTGGGCCGGGCTCCGGACGTCTCGATCCTGATCGACAAGACCATCCCGGTGGCCGGAGGCATGGCCGGCGGCAGCGCGGACGCGGCGGCGGTGCTAGTCGCGATGAACTCGCTGTGGGAGCTGGGCGTGCCCCGCCGTGACCTGCGCATGCTGGCCGCCCAGCTGGGCAGCGACGTGCCGTTCGCACTGCACGGCGGCACCGCGCTGGGCACGGGCCGCGGCGAGGAGCTGGCCACGGTGCTGTCCCGGAACACCTTCCACTGGGTGTTGGGGTTCGCCGACGCCGGGCTGTCCACTCCGGCGGTGTTCGCCGAGCTCGACCGGCTCAGGGCCGCCGGGGACCCCCCCCGACTCGCCGAGCCCGGCCCGGTGCTGGCGGCGCTGGCCGCGGGCGATCCCGCCGGGCTGGCACCGTTGCTGGGCAACGAGATGCAGGCGGCCGCGGTGAGTTTGCAGCCGGCCCTGCGGCGTGCGCTGCGCGCCGGGGTGGAGGCCGGCGCCCTAGCGGGCCTGGTGTCCGGCTCGGGCCCCACGTGCGCGTTCCTGTGCGCCTCGGCGAGCTCGGCGGTCGACGTCGGCGCCCAGCTGGCGGGGGCGGGCGTGTGCCGCACCGTGCGCGTCGCCAGCGGCCCGGTGCTCGGCGCCCGCGTGGTGCCGGCGCCCACCGAGGTGTGA
- a CDS encoding transglycosylase family protein, which translates to MSVLTKLHQNQSPMLRLVVAGLLLVVAAAGGIAVSACKTVTLTVDGIAMRVTTMKSRVIDIVQENGFAVAERDDLYPAGEVKVHDAANIVLRRSRPLQISLDGRGSKQVWTTASTVDEALAQLAMTDTAPAAASRGSRVPLAGMALPVVSAKTVQINDGGTTRTVHLPAANVAGLLGAAGVPLADSDQVVPPATAPIVDGMQVEVTRNRIERVTERIPLLPPARRVEDPDMNMSREVVEDPGSPGMQDVTFAVAMVNGVETGRLPVANTVVTPAREAVVRVGTRPGTEVPPVSDGSVWDAIAGCEAGGNWAINTGNGYYGGVQFDQGTWERNGGLRFAPRADLATREEQIAVAEVTRQRQGWGAWPVCSGRAGAR; encoded by the coding sequence TTGAGTGTTTTGACAAAACTTCATCAGAATCAATCACCGATGTTGCGGCTGGTAGTCGCAGGGCTGCTGTTGGTAGTCGCGGCCGCGGGCGGGATCGCGGTTTCCGCATGCAAGACCGTGACGCTGACCGTCGACGGAATCGCGATGAGGGTGACGACGATGAAGTCGCGCGTGATCGACATCGTCCAGGAGAACGGCTTCGCCGTCGCCGAGCGCGACGACCTGTATCCCGCCGGTGAGGTGAAGGTCCACGACGCCGCCAACATCGTGTTGCGCCGCAGCCGCCCGTTGCAGATCTCGCTGGACGGACGCGGCTCCAAGCAGGTGTGGACGACGGCGTCGACCGTCGACGAGGCGCTGGCCCAGCTGGCGATGACCGACACCGCGCCGGCCGCCGCCTCGCGCGGCAGCCGGGTTCCGCTGGCCGGGATGGCGCTGCCGGTCGTCAGCGCCAAGACGGTCCAGATCAACGACGGCGGCACGACGCGCACGGTGCACCTGCCGGCCGCCAACGTCGCCGGGCTGCTGGGCGCCGCCGGTGTCCCGCTGGCCGACAGCGACCAGGTGGTGCCGCCCGCGACCGCGCCGATCGTCGACGGCATGCAGGTCGAGGTGACCCGCAACCGGATCGAACGGGTCACCGAGCGGATCCCGCTGCTGCCGCCCGCCCGCCGCGTCGAAGACCCGGACATGAACATGAGCCGCGAGGTCGTCGAGGATCCCGGCAGCCCGGGCATGCAGGACGTGACGTTCGCCGTGGCCATGGTCAACGGTGTCGAGACGGGCCGGCTGCCCGTCGCCAATACCGTCGTGACACCGGCCCGGGAGGCCGTGGTGCGGGTGGGCACCAGACCCGGCACCGAGGTGCCGCCGGTCAGCGACGGGTCCGTCTGGGACGCGATCGCGGGCTGCGAGGCCGGCGGCAACTGGGCGATCAACACCGGCAACGGGTACTACGGCGGCGTGCAGTTCGACCAGGGCACATGGGAGCGCAACGGCGGCCTGCGGTTCGCGCCCCGCGCCGATCTGGCTACCAGGGAAGAGCAGATCGCCGTTGCCGAGGTGACGCGGCAGCGCCAGGGCTGGGGTGCGTGGCCGGTATGCAGTGGTCGGGCGGGTGCGCGCTGA